A region from the Methanofollis liminatans DSM 4140 genome encodes:
- a CDS encoding McrC family protein, giving the protein MTSTATLFEYVAYPYEVAGRDSFSEGRLHLTEETLDRLDTLNETKRFLDIGRHTLRPLNYVGVVKAGGITLQILPKLYRGDAYERHRATIAGNLLTMLSCTERLSIREMDLAGLDVENTDLFEVFMALFAQNLSRLLNSTQKKAYTREERELRVVRERIDVRAYTNPARLHIIPCTFHEYTVDNLLNRTLKYTCHLMARTARRFETVKTLRSIIALLDAVTLTPVTVAEVDTITFDRLNRRFEPFVRICRIFLASSTLTLQASDVETFSLLIPMEKLFEEFIAAVLIDDPAYFFGRGVNVSAQGRIGHLVQKRSGGRLFSLIPDLLAEGPGGALVIDTKYKLLDEAENAYDVSQADAYQMFAYVVKIRAKAGMLLYPDTELKSSLDVSYEVKDEGKSRKIPLLIRSVRLSHALTTKEGWEAFRAELAGVIQEMVDQAADYSPEEMCEGKTPVFS; this is encoded by the coding sequence ATGACCTCCACGGCAACACTCTTTGAGTACGTGGCCTATCCGTATGAGGTCGCCGGACGTGACTCCTTCTCGGAGGGTCGCCTGCACCTTACCGAGGAAACGCTGGATCGCCTCGACACCCTCAATGAAACAAAAAGATTCCTGGACATCGGCCGGCACACCCTACGGCCCCTGAACTATGTCGGCGTGGTGAAGGCTGGCGGGATCACCCTCCAGATCCTCCCGAAGCTCTACCGGGGGGACGCCTATGAGAGGCACCGGGCCACGATCGCCGGCAACCTGCTCACCATGCTCTCGTGCACCGAGCGGCTTTCCATCAGGGAGATGGATCTCGCGGGTCTGGATGTCGAGAATACCGATCTTTTTGAGGTGTTCATGGCGCTCTTCGCCCAGAATCTCTCAAGGCTGCTGAACTCCACCCAGAAAAAGGCATACACACGGGAGGAGCGGGAACTCCGGGTGGTGCGGGAGCGGATCGATGTCCGGGCCTACACGAACCCGGCCCGGCTCCATATCATCCCCTGTACATTCCATGAATACACGGTCGACAACCTCCTCAACCGGACCCTGAAGTACACCTGCCACCTGATGGCCAGAACGGCCCGCCGGTTCGAGACCGTGAAGACGCTGCGCTCCATCATCGCCCTGCTCGATGCCGTCACCCTCACGCCGGTGACAGTGGCAGAGGTGGACACCATCACCTTCGACCGCCTGAACCGGCGGTTCGAGCCTTTTGTCAGGATCTGCCGGATCTTCCTCGCCAGCTCCACCCTCACCCTGCAGGCCTCGGATGTCGAGACCTTCTCCCTCCTCATCCCGATGGAGAAACTCTTTGAGGAGTTTATCGCCGCGGTGCTCATTGACGATCCGGCCTATTTCTTTGGACGGGGGGTGAACGTATCGGCACAAGGGCGGATTGGTCATCTGGTGCAGAAACGCAGTGGAGGTCGATTATTTTCCCTCATCCCCGACCTCCTCGCCGAGGGGCCGGGCGGTGCACTGGTCATCGACACCAAATACAAACTGCTCGATGAGGCTGAGAACGCCTACGATGTTTCCCAGGCCGATGCGTACCAGATGTTTGCGTACGTGGTCAAGATCCGGGCAAAGGCCGGGATGCTCCTCTATCCTGATACTGAACTGAAATCGTCTCTGGACGTTTCTTATGAGGTGAAGGACGAGGGGAAGAGTCGAAAGATTCCCTTGCTGATCCGGTCAGTGCGGCTCTCCCACGCTCTGACGACGAAAGAAGGTTGGGAGGCGTTTCGGGCGGAACTGGCAGGGGTTATACAGGAGATGGTTGATCAGGCCGCGGATTATTCTCCTGAGGAAATGTGCGAAGGGAAGACGCCGGTGTTTTCATGA